GCATATCTGATGACTTGAGCTTGAACGCGGTTATTCTTTTTAGGGAATTTGTGTTTAATTAACTCAATCATTCCATCCAGTGCGATGTTAGCAAGTAAAGGACTGATGACCCCCCCTTGCGGAGTGCCCGCCTCTGTTGCTTCAAATATGCCGTTATCCATCACTCCAGCTTTCAACCATTGTCTGATTTGGGCTTTTATTGTTGATGGACAATCAATTTTGGACAGTAGGTAATCATGATTAATCTGGTCAAAACACTTTGAGATGTCAGCATCTAGGATGTAATATTCACCTTTGCTGATGCTTTGGAAGATTCGTGACATCGCGTCATGGGCAGAGCGTCCGGGTCTAAACCCGTAACTTTCACCCTCGAATCTGGCTTCCCATTGAGGTTCTAATGCCAATTTAACCAAGGCTTGCCTGACTCTATCTTGTAGAGTTGGGATTCCTAAAGGACGTTTTTCTCCGTTAGGTTTGGGTATCCATTTTCTTCGGAGTGGTTTCGCCTTTTGGTATTTACTCAGGTTTTGAGCAAGTTCTAGTCGTTGCTTGGGTGTGATGGATTTAATGCCATCAACCCCGGCTGTTTTCTTGCCCTGATTATCTTGAGTAACCCTTCTGATTGCTAAGAGTTTGGCGTAATATGACTTAACTAGAAGTTTTTGGAGCTTTC
The Planktothrix tepida PCC 9214 DNA segment above includes these coding regions:
- the ltrA gene encoding group II intron reverse transcriptase/maturase: MKTSITKTTEAWNSINWAKVQRVVFKLQKRIYQASLSGQNAKARKLQKLLVKSYYAKLLAIRRVTQDNQGKKTAGVDGIKSITPKQRLELAQNLSKYQKAKPLRRKWIPKPNGEKRPLGIPTLQDRVRQALVKLALEPQWEARFEGESYGFRPGRSAHDAMSRIFQSISKGEYYILDADISKCFDQINHDYLLSKIDCPSTIKAQIRQWLKAGVMDNGIFEATEAGTPQGGVISPLLANIALDGMIELIKHKFPKKNNRVQAQVIRYADDFVVISPQLEIIQQCQIAIEEWLKPIGLELKPTKTRICHTLREIEVKDEKVQPGFDFLGWNFRQYPVGKHHCGTTGGNTKQLGFKTLIKPSKKAIKAHADKVKEVIKTHKTAPQYALIK